One window of the Conexibacter sp. SYSU D00693 genome contains the following:
- a CDS encoding GAF domain-containing sensor histidine kinase — MSSPPGSTPPASSADDVAAAHPGRALPASAEALLSAARSIVTELDLDAVLERLLDAAIDTTGARYAAIGVLDESRSSLERFVTRGIPEAQAAHIGDLPRGRGILGLLIKDDPRPLRLSSVSRHSHSYGFPPGHPPMERFLGVPILIRGEPWGNLYLTDKVDAEFDDEDERAAMLLAEWAAVAVDNARQFQRSERRRVELERATQTLEVTTEIARAVGGETDLDKVLELLVKRARALVDARAVAIALVDDADLVFAAGAGFFDQEAVGTRAPLDRSVLARAISGLRPTRSDDVELRRPWERNAFGEEHADTLLAVPLVSKGRALGALLAVDRTDPALGGFTPDDARLLAAFGASAATAVATAQAVADDRVREAIGAGERERTRWARELHDETLQELAALAIHLTSLKRRDDVPAIKQGIDVGLEKVQAQITSLRRLITDLRPADLDELGLEAALRALADRHRDLPGRAPEIALDLPAAPSLEGRLATEIETTIYRLAQEALGNVVKHAGASRVVLRLAHTSGRVELEVADDGSGFDRERPTSGFGLVGMRERAELLGGSFELATSEEGTRVRAVLPARR, encoded by the coding sequence GTGTCGTCTCCCCCTGGCTCGACGCCGCCCGCGTCGTCCGCGGACGACGTGGCCGCGGCACATCCCGGACGAGCCCTCCCGGCCTCGGCGGAGGCCCTGCTCTCCGCTGCCCGCTCGATCGTCACCGAGCTCGACCTCGACGCCGTCCTGGAGCGCCTGCTCGACGCCGCCATCGACACGACCGGCGCGCGCTACGCCGCGATCGGCGTGCTCGACGAGTCGCGCAGCAGCCTCGAGCGCTTCGTCACCCGCGGCATCCCGGAGGCCCAGGCGGCGCACATCGGGGACCTTCCCCGGGGCCGCGGGATCCTGGGCCTGCTCATCAAGGACGACCCCCGCCCGCTGCGGCTGTCGTCCGTCAGCCGTCACTCGCACTCCTACGGCTTCCCGCCCGGCCACCCGCCGATGGAGCGCTTCCTCGGCGTGCCGATCCTCATCCGCGGCGAGCCCTGGGGCAACCTGTACCTCACCGACAAGGTCGACGCCGAGTTCGACGACGAGGACGAGCGCGCCGCGATGCTCCTGGCCGAGTGGGCGGCGGTCGCCGTCGACAACGCCCGCCAGTTCCAGCGCAGCGAGCGGCGACGGGTCGAGCTCGAGCGCGCCACGCAGACCCTCGAGGTCACGACGGAGATCGCCCGGGCGGTCGGCGGCGAGACCGACCTCGACAAGGTCCTCGAGCTCCTGGTCAAGCGGGCCCGCGCGCTCGTCGACGCCCGCGCCGTGGCGATCGCGCTCGTCGACGACGCCGACCTGGTGTTCGCCGCGGGCGCGGGGTTCTTCGACCAGGAGGCGGTGGGCACGCGCGCACCGCTCGACCGCAGCGTCCTCGCCCGCGCCATCAGCGGCCTGCGGCCGACGCGCAGCGACGACGTCGAGCTGCGCCGCCCGTGGGAGCGCAACGCCTTCGGCGAGGAGCACGCCGACACGCTGCTCGCCGTGCCGCTCGTCTCGAAGGGCCGGGCGCTGGGCGCGCTGCTGGCGGTCGACCGCACCGACCCCGCGCTCGGCGGCTTCACCCCGGACGACGCCCGCCTGCTCGCCGCCTTCGGCGCCAGCGCCGCCACCGCGGTGGCCACCGCCCAGGCGGTGGCCGACGACCGCGTGCGCGAGGCGATCGGCGCCGGCGAGCGCGAGCGCACCCGGTGGGCCCGCGAACTGCACGACGAGACGCTGCAGGAGCTCGCGGCACTCGCGATCCACCTGACCTCCCTCAAGCGCCGGGACGACGTCCCGGCCATCAAGCAGGGCATCGACGTCGGCCTCGAGAAGGTCCAGGCGCAGATCACCTCGCTGCGCCGGCTCATCACCGACCTGCGGCCCGCCGACCTCGACGAGCTCGGGCTCGAGGCGGCGCTGCGCGCGCTCGCCGACCGCCACCGCGACCTGCCCGGCAGGGCGCCGGAGATCGCGCTCGACCTGCCGGCCGCGCCGTCGCTCGAGGGGCGCCTCGCCACCGAGATCGAGACGACGATCTACCGCCTGGCCCAGGAGGCGCTGGGCAACGTCGTCAAGCACGCCGGCGCGTCGCGGGTGGTCCTGCGCCTCGCCCACACCTCGGGCCGGGTCGAGCTCGAGGTGGCCGACGACGGCAGCGGCTTCGACCGCGAGCGACCGACGTCGGGCTTCGGGCTGGTCGGCATGCGCGAGCGCGCGGAGCTGCTGGGCGGGAGCTTCGAGCTCGCCACGAGCGAGGAGGGGACGCGGGTGCGCGCCGTCCTGCCGGCCCGCCGCTAG
- a CDS encoding carbamate kinase (reversible synthesis of carbamate and ATP from carbamoyl phosphate and ADP), whose protein sequence is MRVVAALGGNALLRRGEPLGVAAQRRNAALAALALAEVARDHELVVTHGNGPQVGLLALQAAALRDVAPSPLDVVGAESEGMVGYLLCQELGNVVAQPVAGVLTQTLVDLDDPAFAVPTKPIGPASSNGRRRLVASPEPLEVVEEPAIRALLHHGVLPICAGGGGVPVARGAEDGRLRGVEAVVDKDLAAALLADRLGADVLLLLTDVDGVYGDWGTPDSHRLERVTPAMLDAERFPAGSMGPKVEAARRFAQAGGRAAIGALEDAGALLRGTSGTQVVPELVVAPR, encoded by the coding sequence ATGAGGGTCGTCGCCGCGCTGGGCGGCAACGCGCTCCTGCGGCGCGGCGAGCCGCTCGGCGTGGCGGCCCAGCGGCGCAACGCCGCCCTGGCCGCGCTCGCGCTGGCCGAGGTCGCCCGGGACCACGAGCTGGTCGTCACGCACGGCAACGGGCCGCAGGTCGGTCTGCTCGCCCTCCAGGCGGCGGCGCTGCGCGACGTGGCGCCCTCGCCGCTCGACGTGGTCGGCGCGGAGTCCGAGGGGATGGTCGGCTACCTCCTGTGCCAGGAGCTCGGCAACGTCGTCGCCCAGCCGGTCGCGGGGGTGCTGACCCAGACCCTCGTGGACCTCGACGACCCGGCGTTCGCCGTGCCGACCAAGCCCATCGGCCCCGCCTCCTCGAACGGGCGCCGGCGCCTCGTCGCCTCGCCCGAGCCGCTCGAGGTCGTTGAGGAGCCGGCGATCCGTGCGCTGCTCCACCACGGGGTCCTGCCGATCTGCGCCGGCGGCGGCGGCGTGCCCGTCGCCCGCGGCGCCGAGGACGGCCGGCTGCGCGGCGTCGAAGCGGTTGTCGACAAGGACCTGGCGGCGGCGCTCCTGGCCGACCGGCTGGGCGCGGACGTGCTGCTGCTGCTCACCGACGTCGACGGCGTCTACGGGGACTGGGGCACGCCCGACAGCCACCGCCTGGAGCGGGTGACGCCGGCGATGCTCGACGCCGAGCGCTTCCCTGCGGGCTCCATGGGGCCCAAGGTCGAGGCGGCCCGGCGCTTCGCGCAGGCCGGCGGGCGGGCGGCCATCGGCGCGCTCGAGGACGCGGGGGCGCTCCTGCGCGGGACCTCCGGCACGCAGGTGGTGCCCGAGCTCGTCGTGGCGCCGCGCTAG
- a CDS encoding Nramp family divalent metal transporter produces the protein MAAHARRRRHVPQGRHLQFRLGRLRRAARPPAGALALLAVVGPGLLAGLSDDDPAGITTYSVLGAEHGYRLLWVLVASTVALVVFHELAVRIGVVTGKGLLELVRARHGRRAALLVAGTLVVANTATMAAEFAGVAAAADLLHLGPRWVAVPAAAVLVTGLVLAESFHRVEHVLLLLSAVFVAYVVAGVLAEPDWAAAGRGAVVPSLPGTSDGLLAVTATVGTTLAPWGLAFVQSYAVDKRLTPADLRLERVDVVAGAVLTGVIGAFIVIACAATLHVQGVEVDGFRDAATALEPLAGHLAATLFGVGMLGAALLAASVVPLSTAYSVAEAVGSEARLDDRPAQARTFYATFAATVAAGAGAVLVPGVPLITLLVLSQALNAVLLVVVLPVLRRLGSDRALMGEHALGRAGRAVTALVLVAVVGCVGALGALTLAG, from the coding sequence GTGGCCGCGCACGCGCGGCGTCGTCGCCACGTCCCACAGGGACGCCACCTCCAGTTCCGCCTGGGCCGCCTGCGCCGGGCCGCCCGGCCGCCCGCGGGCGCCCTCGCGCTCCTCGCCGTGGTCGGTCCGGGCCTCCTCGCCGGGTTGTCGGACGACGATCCGGCCGGCATCACGACGTACTCGGTCCTGGGCGCCGAGCACGGCTACCGCCTGCTCTGGGTGCTCGTGGCGTCGACCGTGGCCCTGGTCGTCTTCCACGAGCTCGCCGTGCGCATCGGCGTCGTCACCGGCAAGGGCCTCCTCGAGCTGGTGCGGGCCCGCCACGGCCGCCGGGCCGCGCTCCTGGTCGCCGGCACGCTCGTCGTCGCGAACACGGCGACGATGGCCGCCGAGTTCGCCGGCGTGGCAGCCGCGGCCGACCTGCTCCACCTCGGCCCGCGCTGGGTCGCCGTGCCCGCGGCGGCCGTGCTCGTGACGGGGCTGGTGCTCGCGGAGTCGTTCCACCGCGTGGAGCACGTGCTGCTCCTGCTCAGTGCCGTCTTCGTCGCCTACGTCGTGGCGGGCGTGCTGGCCGAGCCCGACTGGGCGGCGGCGGGGCGCGGAGCGGTCGTCCCGTCGCTGCCCGGGACGAGTGACGGGCTGCTCGCCGTGACGGCGACGGTGGGCACGACGCTGGCCCCCTGGGGCCTGGCGTTCGTGCAGTCCTACGCCGTCGACAAGCGCCTCACGCCGGCGGACCTGCGCCTCGAGCGGGTCGACGTCGTCGCGGGCGCCGTGCTCACCGGCGTGATCGGGGCGTTCATCGTCATCGCCTGTGCCGCGACGCTGCACGTCCAGGGCGTCGAGGTCGACGGCTTCCGCGACGCGGCGACGGCGCTCGAGCCGCTGGCGGGTCACCTCGCGGCGACGCTCTTCGGCGTGGGCATGCTGGGCGCGGCCCTGCTCGCCGCCTCCGTCGTCCCCCTCTCCACCGCGTACTCGGTGGCCGAGGCGGTGGGCTCGGAGGCGCGCCTGGACGACCGCCCGGCGCAGGCCCGGACGTTCTACGCGACGTTCGCGGCGACGGTCGCGGCCGGCGCCGGCGCCGTGCTCGTGCCCGGCGTCCCGCTCATCACCCTGCTCGTCCTCTCCCAGGCGCTCAACGCCGTCCTCCTGGTCGTGGTGCTCCCCGTCCTGCGGCGACTGGGCAGCGACCGCGCGCTCATGGGCGAGCACGCGCTCGGACGGGCGGGCAGGGCGGTGACCGCGCTGGTCCTCGTGGCGGTCGTCGGGTGCGTGGGGGCGCTCGGGGCGCTGACCCTCGCCGGCTGA
- a CDS encoding flavodoxin domain-containing protein — MSRALVVFASKHGHTRDVATRVAQALERQGVEAHLADVEHETVPDPSTYEGYVVAASVHAGQHQRAMTQWVRRHHTLLSSRPSTFLSVSLTAADDTDDSRDTTRRLIEDFLIDTGWKPDEHHAVAGALQWREYDVATRVLMRLIARHHGAPTDVHDDVVYTDWVALDQVGTELAGRMARVPAG; from the coding sequence ATGTCCCGCGCCCTCGTCGTCTTCGCCTCGAAGCACGGCCACACCCGCGACGTCGCCACGCGCGTCGCCCAGGCGCTCGAGCGTCAGGGCGTCGAGGCCCACCTCGCCGACGTCGAGCACGAGACCGTGCCGGACCCGTCCACCTACGAGGGCTACGTCGTCGCGGCCTCCGTGCACGCCGGTCAGCACCAGCGCGCCATGACGCAGTGGGTCCGTCGCCACCACACCCTGCTGAGCTCGCGACCCTCGACGTTCCTGTCGGTGTCCCTGACGGCGGCGGACGACACCGACGACTCGCGGGACACCACCCGGCGCCTCATCGAGGACTTCCTCATCGACACGGGCTGGAAGCCCGACGAGCACCACGCCGTCGCCGGGGCGCTGCAGTGGCGCGAGTACGACGTCGCCACACGGGTGCTCATGCGCCTCATCGCGCGCCACCACGGCGCGCCGACCGACGTGCACGACGACGTCGTGTACACCGACTGGGTCGCACTGGACCAGGTCGGCACCGAGCTCGCGGGCCGGATGGCACGCGTGCCGGCGGGCTGA
- the argF gene encoding ornithine carbamoyltransferase, with product MGAVATRPVDLLRIADLSPADLQHLLELSDVLRDRPWALAGSLAGRSVACYFAKPSTRTRVSFEAAVHRLEGLPIMLRPDELQLGRGEPLEDTARVLASYCSAIVVRTFAQREVEALAAASDVPVVNALTDDHHPCQALADLLTLRRHFGRLQGLRIAYIGDGSNVCHSLVEAAALAGAHVAVAAPEGYAPDAAITAATGAEVHDDPARAVRGAHAVYTDVWVSMGDEADAERRRRDLQDFQVTPELLAQALPEAVFLHCLPAHRGEEVAATVIDGPQSLVWEQAANRLPTEQAVLHALVTGWGGA from the coding sequence ATGGGCGCCGTCGCCACGCGGCCGGTCGACCTGCTGCGGATCGCCGACCTCTCCCCGGCCGACCTGCAGCACCTGCTCGAGCTGTCGGACGTGCTGCGCGATCGCCCCTGGGCGCTGGCCGGCTCGCTGGCCGGGCGGTCGGTCGCCTGCTACTTCGCCAAGCCGTCGACGCGCACCCGCGTGTCCTTCGAGGCGGCGGTCCACCGGCTCGAGGGGCTGCCGATCATGCTCCGGCCCGACGAGCTGCAGCTCGGTCGCGGCGAGCCGCTCGAGGACACCGCGCGCGTCCTCGCCTCCTACTGCTCGGCGATCGTCGTGCGCACGTTCGCCCAGCGCGAGGTCGAGGCGCTCGCCGCCGCGTCCGACGTCCCGGTGGTCAACGCCCTGACCGACGACCACCACCCGTGCCAGGCCCTCGCCGACCTGCTGACGCTGCGGCGGCACTTCGGCAGGCTGCAGGGACTGCGCATCGCCTACATCGGCGACGGGTCCAACGTCTGCCACTCGCTCGTGGAGGCCGCGGCGCTCGCTGGTGCCCACGTCGCGGTGGCGGCACCCGAGGGCTACGCGCCCGACGCGGCGATCACGGCAGCCACGGGCGCCGAGGTCCACGACGACCCTGCGCGCGCCGTCCGCGGCGCGCACGCGGTCTACACCGACGTCTGGGTGTCGATGGGCGACGAGGCCGACGCCGAGCGCCGCCGGCGCGACCTGCAGGACTTCCAGGTCACCCCCGAGCTCCTCGCTCAGGCGCTCCCCGAAGCGGTGTTCCTGCACTGCCTGCCGGCGCACCGCGGCGAGGAGGTGGCCGCCACGGTCATCGACGGGCCACAGAGCCTGGTGTGGGAGCAGGCGGCCAACCGCCTCCCCACCGAGCAGGCAGTCCTGCACGCGCTGGTCACCGGATGGGGCGGGGCATGA
- a CDS encoding ABC transporter ATP-binding protein codes for MPSSVTELSPSTAPRGGASDPVVRGTALVKRFGAGATAVAALRGVDIAFARGTFTAIMGPSGSGKSTLLHVLAGLDRPTSGSVEIAGTRLEALDDRHLTLLRRERLGFVFQAYNLLPNLTAEQNVVLPLRIGGRTADPAWLEELLQAVGLQDRRHHRPAELSGGQQQRVAVARALVTRPAVVFADEPTGNLDSVSSREVLALLRDAVDRLGQTVVMVTHDPSAAVVADRVVFLADGRIAGEHDHPTIDVVLDHLRTLAS; via the coding sequence ATGCCGTCGTCCGTCACGGAGCTGTCCCCCTCCACCGCCCCGCGCGGTGGCGCGTCCGACCCCGTCGTGCGGGGCACCGCGCTCGTGAAGCGCTTCGGCGCCGGAGCCACGGCGGTCGCCGCCCTGCGGGGCGTGGACATCGCCTTCGCCCGCGGCACGTTCACCGCGATCATGGGCCCGTCGGGCTCGGGCAAGTCGACGCTCCTGCACGTCCTCGCCGGCCTCGACCGGCCGACCTCGGGCAGCGTCGAGATCGCCGGCACGCGGCTGGAGGCGCTCGACGACCGCCACCTCACGCTCCTGCGACGCGAGCGCCTCGGCTTCGTGTTCCAGGCCTACAACCTCCTCCCGAACCTCACCGCGGAGCAGAACGTCGTGCTCCCCCTGCGGATCGGGGGCCGCACGGCCGATCCGGCGTGGCTCGAGGAGCTGCTGCAGGCCGTCGGGCTGCAGGACCGCCGCCACCACCGCCCGGCGGAGCTGTCCGGCGGCCAGCAGCAGCGCGTCGCGGTGGCGCGCGCACTGGTGACCAGGCCGGCAGTCGTCTTCGCCGACGAGCCCACCGGCAACCTCGACTCCGTCTCCAGCCGCGAGGTGCTCGCGCTCCTGCGCGACGCGGTCGACCGCCTCGGCCAGACGGTCGTCATGGTCACGCACGACCCGTCCGCGGCGGTCGTGGCCGACCGGGTCGTGTTCCTGGCCGACGGCCGCATCGCGGGCGAGCACGACCACCCGACGATCGACGTGGTCCTCGACCACCTGCGGACGCTCGCGTCGTGA
- a CDS encoding ABC transporter permease, whose protein sequence is MIRLALSGLAERRLRSVLTAVSILLGVAMVAGTYVLTDQLRGTFTDITETAFEGVDVSIQPRTSFDSAFGGTAVLQDDVVARAARVPGVARAQGSLTERGNVVVHGKVIEPQYAPALLLSASGPPFGAVHAVRGRLPRASGEVAVNRAVADDEGLAVGDAVGVTTRTGRRTARLVGVVDYGEVSSLGGATLVVATLADVQRWSRRAGQVTEVSVAVAPGVSPDEVARRIQRVMPRDAEVRTGLRAASEEGRKAADSITGFLTPAMLAFAAVALVVGGFVIFNTFRITVAQRTREFGLLRAVGATRRQLLGAVVVEALVLGAAASVAGIGLGVGLAELAGRLFESAWGMPHGALELRPRTVVAALGVGLGVTLLSAIAPALRATRVPPMAALRQDAVPVHARHPRLRAAVTAAVALGGLALVAQGLTSDAAATDRLASMGMGSMLLFAAAALAARHVVGPLVQLVGRPLRRMGGGTGELAAENAAADPSRTAVTAATLLVGLALVVFVAVLAQGLRGSVSSGVEDRLTGAALLVSSSSSTTPLPDGAAAAAQVAEPGRVIPMHVDQVEVDGAPVNLVTDVVSGVDGRRFAEVYRAQWLEGSDATLRDLGPGEALVEEQFAKQHHLRVGQRFTIETSSGRRSTVRAVGRYRDPAVLQGMVVDEATFARASVAADPWLLYVLLRPGEDPDVVDARVTEALSAFPTAEVRTMDEYLDFALGEVDQMVVLLYALLAMSLLIAVFGIANSLFLAIHERTHELGLLRAVGATTGQVRALVRFESVVIAAIGGVLGTAVGVALAWLTTMALHDWGLGFHLPVGQLALCLALGLGVGIVGSVAPARRAARVDLLRALTAE, encoded by the coding sequence GTGATCCGCCTCGCCCTCAGCGGCCTCGCCGAGCGCCGGCTGCGCTCGGTGCTCACCGCCGTCTCGATCCTCCTCGGCGTGGCGATGGTCGCCGGCACCTACGTGCTGACCGACCAGCTGCGCGGGACGTTCACCGACATCACGGAGACCGCGTTCGAGGGCGTCGACGTCAGCATCCAGCCGCGCACGTCGTTCGACTCGGCCTTCGGCGGCACCGCGGTGCTGCAGGACGACGTCGTGGCGCGGGCGGCCCGGGTCCCCGGCGTCGCGCGGGCCCAGGGCAGCCTGACCGAGCGCGGCAACGTCGTCGTGCACGGGAAGGTCATCGAGCCCCAGTACGCGCCGGCCCTGCTGCTCTCGGCCAGCGGCCCGCCGTTCGGCGCCGTCCATGCCGTGCGAGGGCGCCTTCCCCGCGCCTCCGGCGAGGTGGCGGTCAACCGCGCCGTCGCCGACGACGAGGGGCTTGCCGTGGGCGATGCGGTCGGCGTCACCACGCGCACCGGCCGGCGCACCGCACGGCTCGTGGGCGTCGTGGACTACGGCGAGGTCTCGTCGCTGGGCGGCGCGACGCTCGTCGTGGCGACCCTCGCCGACGTCCAGCGCTGGTCGCGCCGGGCGGGGCAGGTCACCGAGGTCTCCGTGGCGGTGGCGCCCGGGGTGTCGCCCGACGAGGTCGCACGGCGCATCCAGCGGGTCATGCCGCGGGACGCCGAGGTGCGCACCGGCCTGCGGGCCGCGTCCGAGGAGGGCCGCAAGGCCGCCGACTCCATCACCGGCTTCCTCACCCCGGCCATGCTGGCGTTCGCCGCGGTCGCGCTGGTCGTCGGGGGCTTCGTGATCTTCAACACCTTCCGGATCACCGTCGCCCAGCGCACGCGCGAGTTCGGGCTCCTGCGAGCCGTCGGAGCGACGCGCCGCCAGCTCCTGGGCGCCGTCGTCGTCGAGGCGCTCGTGCTCGGCGCAGCGGCGTCCGTCGCCGGCATCGGCCTCGGCGTCGGCCTCGCCGAGCTGGCGGGCCGGCTCTTCGAGAGCGCCTGGGGCATGCCCCACGGCGCGCTCGAGCTGCGCCCGCGCACGGTCGTGGCCGCGCTGGGCGTCGGCCTCGGGGTGACGCTGCTCTCGGCCATCGCGCCGGCGCTGCGCGCGACGCGCGTGCCGCCCATGGCCGCGCTGCGCCAGGACGCGGTCCCCGTCCACGCGCGCCACCCGCGGCTGCGCGCCGCCGTCACCGCCGCGGTGGCGCTCGGGGGGCTCGCGCTCGTGGCTCAGGGCCTGACGTCCGACGCCGCGGCGACCGACCGCCTGGCGTCGATGGGCATGGGCAGCATGCTGCTCTTCGCCGCCGCGGCCCTCGCGGCGCGCCACGTCGTGGGACCGCTCGTGCAGCTCGTCGGGCGCCCGCTGCGGCGCATGGGCGGCGGCACCGGCGAGCTGGCGGCCGAGAACGCGGCAGCCGACCCGTCGCGCACCGCGGTGACCGCCGCCACGCTCCTGGTCGGCCTCGCGCTGGTCGTGTTCGTCGCCGTGCTCGCGCAGGGCCTGCGCGGATCGGTCTCCTCCGGCGTCGAGGACCGCCTGACCGGCGCGGCGCTCCTGGTCTCGAGCAGCAGCTCGACCACGCCGCTGCCCGACGGCGCCGCCGCCGCGGCGCAGGTGGCCGAGCCGGGACGGGTCATCCCGATGCACGTCGACCAGGTCGAGGTCGACGGCGCGCCCGTCAACCTGGTGACCGACGTCGTCAGCGGCGTCGACGGCCGGCGGTTCGCCGAGGTGTACCGGGCGCAGTGGCTGGAGGGCTCCGACGCGACGCTGCGCGACCTGGGGCCGGGGGAGGCGCTGGTGGAGGAGCAGTTCGCCAAGCAGCACCACCTGCGCGTCGGCCAGCGCTTCACCATCGAGACGTCGAGCGGGCGGCGGAGCACCGTGCGCGCCGTCGGACGCTACCGCGACCCCGCGGTGCTCCAGGGCATGGTCGTCGACGAGGCGACGTTCGCCCGGGCCTCCGTGGCCGCGGACCCGTGGCTGCTCTACGTGCTCCTGCGCCCGGGTGAGGACCCCGACGTGGTCGACGCTCGCGTGACCGAGGCGCTCTCCGCCTTCCCGACCGCCGAGGTCCGGACCATGGACGAGTACCTGGACTTCGCGCTTGGCGAGGTGGACCAGATGGTCGTCCTGCTCTACGCGCTGCTGGCGATGAGCCTCCTGATCGCGGTGTTCGGCATCGCCAACAGCCTCTTCCTCGCCATCCACGAGCGCACCCACGAGCTCGGCCTGCTGCGCGCCGTCGGCGCCACGACCGGCCAGGTCCGCGCGCTCGTCCGGTTCGAGAGCGTGGTCATCGCGGCCATCGGCGGCGTCCTGGGCACCGCGGTCGGCGTGGCCCTCGCGTGGCTCACGACCATGGCGCTGCACGACTGGGGGCTGGGCTTCCACCTCCCGGTGGGCCAGTTGGCGCTGTGCCTCGCGCTCGGACTGGGCGTGGGCATCGTCGGCTCCGTGGCTCCGGCACGGCGCGCAGCGCGCGTCGACCTCCTCCGTGCGCTGACGGCGGAGTAG
- a CDS encoding FAD-dependent oxidoreductase: protein MPDLPSSPHRVVIAGGGVAGLEAMLALTAMAGPRVEVTLVSPDPSFRLRALSVRQPFAQPGSRAWSLASACEAHGARFVQAAVLSVDTRERVIRLSGGSRLEYDALFAATGAVADAPFTGGLLFRGPQDVEAVHGLVQDVEGGWSTHVAFVVPGGTTWPLPLYELALMLAERASSLCLDDLSLTIFTPEPSPLAVFGGEASAAVADRLAAAGIDVRPATTVTGVAGRRVLDGAGQVLDEAQRVVVLGRLRGRALPGLPWDDEGFVPIDDHGRVTGADGVWAAGDGTTCPIKQGGVAAQLAEVAAADIARAAGADQPDRIFDPVLRAELLTGADSLFLRSGTGPERPEDASLTAGHPLWWPPAKVVAPHVAAWLAHAELHDDPAERDVRVVHAEGDPLGGIELLR from the coding sequence ATGCCCGATCTCCCGTCCTCCCCGCATCGCGTGGTCATCGCCGGCGGCGGCGTCGCCGGCCTCGAGGCCATGCTCGCCCTGACCGCCATGGCCGGCCCGCGCGTGGAGGTCACGCTCGTCTCCCCCGACCCGAGCTTCCGCCTGCGCGCCCTGTCCGTCCGCCAGCCCTTCGCGCAGCCCGGCTCGCGTGCGTGGTCGCTGGCCTCGGCGTGCGAGGCGCATGGTGCCCGCTTCGTCCAGGCGGCGGTGCTCTCCGTCGACACCCGCGAGCGCGTGATCCGCCTCTCCGGCGGCTCGCGCCTCGAGTACGACGCGCTGTTCGCGGCGACCGGCGCCGTCGCCGACGCCCCCTTCACGGGCGGGCTGCTGTTCCGCGGTCCCCAGGACGTCGAGGCGGTCCACGGGCTCGTCCAGGACGTCGAGGGCGGGTGGTCCACGCACGTCGCCTTCGTCGTCCCGGGCGGCACGACATGGCCGCTGCCGCTCTACGAGCTCGCCCTGATGCTCGCCGAGCGCGCCAGCTCGCTGTGCCTCGACGACCTCTCGCTGACGATCTTCACGCCCGAGCCGTCGCCGCTGGCGGTCTTCGGCGGCGAGGCTTCGGCGGCGGTCGCCGACCGGCTCGCCGCGGCGGGCATCGACGTGCGCCCCGCCACCACCGTCACCGGCGTCGCCGGCCGGCGCGTGCTCGACGGCGCCGGGCAGGTGCTCGACGAGGCCCAGCGCGTCGTCGTCCTCGGACGCCTGCGCGGTCGCGCGCTGCCCGGCCTGCCCTGGGACGACGAGGGCTTCGTGCCGATCGACGACCACGGCCGCGTCACCGGCGCCGACGGCGTGTGGGCGGCGGGCGACGGCACGACCTGCCCGATCAAGCAGGGCGGCGTGGCCGCGCAGCTGGCGGAGGTCGCGGCGGCGGACATCGCCCGCGCCGCCGGCGCCGACCAGCCCGACCGCATCTTCGACCCGGTCCTGCGCGCCGAGCTCCTGACCGGCGCCGACTCGCTGTTCCTGCGCAGCGGCACCGGCCCCGAGCGGCCGGAGGACGCCTCGCTGACCGCCGGGCATCCGCTCTGGTGGCCGCCCGCCAAGGTCGTCGCCCCGCACGTCGCCGCGTGGCTCGCCCACGCCGAGCTGCACGACGACCCTGCCGAGCGCGACGTCCGCGTCGTCCACGCCGAGGGCGATCCGCTCGGCGGCATCGAGCTGCTGCGCTGA